One Aegilops tauschii subsp. strangulata cultivar AL8/78 chromosome 7, Aet v6.0, whole genome shotgun sequence genomic window carries:
- the LOC109754217 gene encoding G-type lectin S-receptor-like serine/threonine-protein kinase At2g19130 has protein sequence MPPFLVAFTVLLCLRTPTSSAVTDTILAGQALAVDDKLVSSNGRYALGFFQTRHTANWYLGIWFNTIPKFTSAWVANRDRPIKNTTSLELTISHDGNLVILNRSAKSVVWSTQANITRNSSAARLLSSGNLILTDSSDSSQVLWQSFDHPTDTFFPGAKLGWDKVTGLNRRLVSWKNIIDPATGVYCEQLDPSGINQVFLVALNSSTHYWSTGVWNGQYFTAIPEMSAAHYISPKFVDNDREKYVTYDLVDEYMDPNMVTRHVVDVSGQIKAFIWMKGLEDWLMVNTQPRAQCDVHAICGPFTICTDNEVPHCNCMVGFKITSPKDWELEDRAGGCSRNTQLDCISNKSTTHTTDKFYSVPCVKLPQDVPKVEAAASTNECAQVCLSDCSCTAYSFGNNGCFMWHNELLNIRALKCSGTTTSNGETLHLRLSAKDVLQSLRNNRRGIAIAVATGMGVSALGLFALMLLLLIWTKKVLSSGQIINESQVCTGIMAFRYNDLQRATKNFTDKLGGGSFGSVFKGLIKGSNAIAVKRLDGAYQGEKQFRAEVSSIGAVQHINLVKLVGFCCEGSKRLLVYEYMSNRSLDVHLFRSSSVLNWTARYQIGLGVARGLAYLHDSCRDCIIHCDIKPENILLDASLLPKIADFGMAKLLGRDYSRVLTTMRGTTGYLAPEWLTGVHITPKVDVFSYGMVLLEIVSGRRNSCALYPSDGNPDVYFPVHAAHKLIEGDVGSLVDHKLHGTANLDEVEIACKVACWCLQDNELDRPTMGQVVQILEGLVEITMPPIPRLLQAMAGSSHSTCSFFVSGKRAALRTLAL, from the coding sequence ATGCCCCCCTTCCTAGTTGCCTTCACCGTCCTCTTGTGCCTACGCACCCCGACCAGTTCTGCCGTGACGGACACCATCTTGGCCGGCCAAGCGCTCGCCGTCGACGACAAGCTCGTCTCCAGCAATGGCAGGTACGCGCTCGGCTTCTTCCAGACCAGACACACTGCCAACTGGTACCTGGGCATATGGTTCAACACAATCCCCAAGTTCACTTCAGCATGGGTTGCAAATAGGGATAGACCCATCAAGAACACCACCTCACTGGAGCTCACAATCTCCCACGACGGCAACCTTGTCATCTTAAACCGGTCTGCCAAATCCGTAGTCTGGTCTACACAAGCAAACATCACAAGAAATAGCTCTGCTGCTAGGCTGTTGAGCAGTGGAAATCTCATCCTGACAGACTCTTCGGACTCATCACAGGTTCTATGGCAGAGCTTTGATCACCCCACAGATACATTTTTCCCTGGGGCGAAACTTGGATGGGACAAGGTCACCGGCCTGAATCGCCGTTTGGTTTCTTGGAAAAACATAATCGACCCAGCTACCGGTGTGTACTGTGAGCAGTTAGACCCCAGTGGCATTAACCAGGTATTTCTTGTAGCATTGAACTCATCCACACACTACTGGTCCACCGGTGTGTGGAACGGCCAATATTTCACTGCAATTCCAGAGATGTCAGCCGCCCACTATATTAGTCCAAAATTTGTCGACAACGACCGTGAGAAGTACGTGACATATGATTTAGTAGATGAATACATGGATCCAAATATGGTTACTCGTCATGTAGTTGACGTCTCAGGTCAAATAAAGGCATTCATTTGGATGAAGGGCTTAGAGGATTGGCTAATGGTCAATACCCAACCAAGAGCTCAGTGTGATGTCCATGCAATTTGCGGTCCTTTCACAATTTGCACTGATAATGAAGTGCCACACTGCAATTGTATGGTGGGCTTCAAGATAACATCGCCTAAGGATTGGGAGCTAGAAGATCGGGCGGGTGGGTGCTCGAGAAATACTCAGTTAGACTGCATTAGCAACAAAAGCACAACACACACCACAGACAAGTTCTATTCTGTGCCATGTGTTAAACTGCCCCAGGATGTCCCAAAAGTAGAAGCTGCTGCAAGCACGAATGAGTGCGCACAGGTTTGCCTCAGTGATTGCTCTTGCACAGCATACTCCTTTGGCAACAATGGATGTTTCATGTGGCATAATGAATTGCTCAACATAAGAGCACTAAAATGCAGTGGCACTACTACTTCAAATGGAGAAACTCTTCACCTTCGTCTTTCTGCTAAAGATGTACTACAAAGTttgagaaacaacagaagagggaTCGCTATTGCAGTTGCAACTGGTATGGGTGTTTCTGCTCTAGGCTTATTTGCACTCATGCTCTTACTGTTGATTTGGACAAAGAAAGTGTTGAGCTCTGGTCAAATAATCAATGAATCCCAGGTTTGTACTGGAATCATGGCATTTAGATACAATGATTTACAACGGGCAACAAAAAATTTCACAGATAAGTTGGGGGGAGGCAGTTTTGGCTCTGTATTCAAGGGGCTTATAAAGGGCTCAAATGCCATAGCAGTGAAGAGGCTTGATGGTGCTTATCAAGGAGAGAAGCAATTCAGAGCTGAAGTGAGCTCAATTGGAGCTGTCCAGCACATAAATTTAGTTAAGCTTGTTGGTTTCTGTTGTGAGGGCTCCAAGAGGTTGCTTGTTTATGAATACATGTCAAATCGCTCTCTTGATGTCCATCTATTTCGAAGCAGTTCAGTTTTGAATTGGACTGCTAGGTATCAGATAGGCCTAGGAGTTGCAAGAGGATTAGCCTACTTGCATGACAGCTGCCGAGACTGCATCATACACTGTGATATCAAGCCAGAAAACATACTTCTTGATGCTTCACTCCTTCCAAAAATTGCAGACTTCGGGATGGCAAAACTCTTAGGAAGGGATTATAGCCGAGTATTGACAACAATGAGAGGAACTACAGGGTACCTTGCGCCTGAATGGCTGACGGGAGTTCACATTACACCAAAAGTCGATGTTTTTAGCTACGGGATGGTGTTGCTGGAAATAGTATCTGGAAGGAGGAACTCATGTGCTTTATATCCTAGTGATGGCAACCCTGATGTTTATTTTCCTGTGCATGCCGCACATAAGCTTATTGAAGGAGACGTTGGGAGTTTGGTAGATCACAAGCTACATGGTACTGCCAATCTGGATGAGGTTGAAATTGCTTGCAAGGTTGCGTGTTGGTGCCTCCAAGACAATGAGCTTGATCGGCCAACAATGGGACAGGTGGTTCAGATTCTCGAAGGGCTAGTTGAGATCACAATGCCCCCGATACCAAGACTGCTCCAAGCTATGGCTGGAAGCTCACATTCAACATGTTCGTTTTTTGTTTCAGGAAAACGAGCTGCATTGCGCACTTTGGCATTATAA